A window from Camelus dromedarius isolate mCamDro1 chromosome 9, mCamDro1.pat, whole genome shotgun sequence encodes these proteins:
- the LOC105088048 gene encoding cytochrome c oxidase subunit 6B1 has translation MAEDIKIKIKNYQTAPFDSRFPNQNQTRNCWQNYLDFHRCEKAMTAKGGDVSVCEWYQRVYKSLCPISWVTTWDERRADGTFPGKI, from the exons ATGGCAGAAGACATCAAGATCAAAATCAAGAACTACCAGACTGCCCCTTTTGACAGCCGCTTCCCCAACCAGAACCAGACCAGGAACTGCTGGCAGAACTACCTGG ACTTCCACCGCTGTGAGAAGGCAATGACTGCTAAAGGGGGGGATGTCTCCGTGTGCGAATGGTACCAGCGTGTGTACAAGTCCCTCTGCCCCATATCCTGG GTGACGACCTGGGACGAACGCCGGGCCGATGGCACGTTTCCTGGGAAGATCTGA